A window of the Fusarium poae strain DAOMC 252244 chromosome 3, whole genome shotgun sequence genome harbors these coding sequences:
- a CDS encoding hypothetical protein (BUSCO:3034at5125): MNKLANMRHWPERMTPNFGMGRPNMPMNALNHPKNAAQPGQPMASPQAADTTILYSFNIPFTSDLAGPDTEDILHATTDAVLRWTHPEDAPDDVQIHQLPIHVQNLNTLHTMCQDLTNGPLPVDAYVLSTMPKNGKGQQVATVCLSGSPELVHKSRETILNDTPISLRCTTIDIDGHLVCDLNAGLLKTEVTNNLDYISKFCGVDIFLLGPKLTPVVDGMTGDAELRMDQRWRVAIYGDILSSEHAKARVLIHIDTLLGRIVDMTKLDVSCHQLVCGRHRKNIKLIESSTGTAIYFPPPFSAMYRYCPPNATRRDPSDIFITGETPQAIELAKQKLHETVQRIRLYVKDVTIPAAKIDSILLGRLDKVRKILEANGTFILFPSLATQRNMVRVQGSEGLHVERTVREIMSLAGQFYSAGWYIQHADARQFPGPRDMRSMLVDICANSDADISFDRLNFAITGSDDAVKSALQVISEMKFVSQSQYQIRVKIELANEHKEFVSGKKNGKINKIMGQSNVQIIFDGFNEYNFNIDVMAAAYDSMKQGLTLVEQEMPASISFHVPDQYHKRIIGIGGQHIQRIMKKHSVFVKFSNAMDRGGMGREDDDIKVDNVICRTPARNAQNLDAVKNEILEMVDRADSEYTSQIVSVDRLYHRQLIARLPEIDGLEQKYNCKINFPSTEQASDEVTVNGPQWQVPHCVDEFLGMVPDKHELVLARAPELIKFLESPEFVHDLVPKLKSQHEVDLSVQQNTDELTEDGKPTITLLWGFTRNNAGGLRDAMDFVQSQFATSGAEINVVKGALPRPKSDSFEDSLQYFDSKLLQHAPAPVAADSPIKTGFGDEVARERSSILDRLRKPGSMTSISSFLDRRKNSSHSGNSNFFKGSSNVSKSSLISIESTRSFNADRNPWNDSGVNLPDNDDPWAPRTFGTHVDNKLSIPQPGDVTPRHSTRASGDSGRPSTSHSMNSGYPAPIGPFR; the protein is encoded by the exons ATGAATAAGTTGGCAAATATGCGTCACTGGCCGGAAAGAATGACACCCAATTTTGGTATGGGCCGTCCCAATATGCCCATGAATGCTCTCAACCATCCCAAGAACGCCGCTCAACCCGGTCAGCCCATGGCTTCACCTCAAGCTGCCGACACTACCATTCTTTACTCGTTCAACATTCCATTCACTTCCGACCTTGCGGGCCCCGATACAGAGGATATTCTTCACGCGACCACTGATGCTGTCCTGCGATGGACACATCCCGAGGACGCGCCGGACGACGTCCAGATCCACCAGCTGCCCATTCATGTTCAGAACCTCAACACCCTGCACACAATGTGCCAGGACCTCACCAATGGGCCTCTCCCTGTTGATGCCTATGTTCTGTCGACAATGCCCAAGAATGGCAAAGGCCAACAGGTCGCTACCGTCTGTCTCTCGGGTTCTCCAGAGCTGGTCCACAAGAGCCGAGAGACAATCCTGAATGATACCCCCATTTCTCTT CGTTGTACTACAATTGACATTGATGGTCATCTTGTTTGCGACCTCAATGCCGGCTTGCTCAAGACTGAGGTTACCAACAACCTCGACTACATCTCGAAATtctgtggtgttgatatcTTTCTTCTCGGTCCCAAATTAACTCCTGTTGTTGATGGCATGACTGGTGATGCTGAACTGCGTATGGATCAACGATGGAGAGTTGCTATCTACGGTGACATTCTATCATCTGAGCATGCAAAGGCCCGTGTCTTGATCCATATTGATACTCTG CTCGGTCGTATTGTCGATATGACAAAACTTGATGTTTCCTGTCATCAGCTTGTCTGTGGTCGTCATCGTAAGAACATCAAGCTCATCGAATCCTCCACTGGAACTGCCATCTACTTCCCGCCTCCGTTCTCTGCAATGTACCGTTACTGTCCTCCAAATGCGACCCGTCGCGATCCCAGCGATATTTTTATCACTGGTGAAACCCCCCAGGCCATCGAACTCGCCAAGCAGAAACTACACGAGACTGTTCAACGCATCAGGCTTTACGTTAAGGACGTTACTATCCCTGCTGCTAAGATTGACAGTATTCTCCTTGGTCGCCTGGATAAGGTTCGCAAGATCCTCGAAGCCAATGGTACTTTTATCTTGTTTCCTTCCTTGGCCACCCAGCGTAACATGGTTCGTGTCCAAGGAAGCGAGGGCCTCCATGTTGAGCGAACCGTGCGGGAGATAATGTCACTA GCCGGACAATTCTACAGTGCGGGCTGGTACATACAGCATGCCGATGCTAGGCAGTTTCCTGGCCCTCGTGACATGAGGAGCATGCTCGTTGACATCTGTGCTAACTCTGACGCCGACATTTCGTTCGATAGACTCAACTTTGCCATCACTGGCTCTGATGACGCAGTAAAGTCCGCTCTTCAAGTCATTTCAGAGATGAAATTTGTGTCGCAGTCCCAATATCAAATTCGTGTCAAGATTGAGCTCGCCAATGAGCACAAAGAATTCGTCAGCGGCAAGAAGAACGGTAAGATTAACAAGATTATGGGACAAAGCAACGTCCAGATCATTTTCGATGGGTTCAATGAGTATAATTTCAACATTGATGTCATGGCAGCGGCATACGACTCTATGAAGCAAGGTCTTACGCTTGTCGAACAAGAGATGCCTGCATCTATTTCATTCCACGTACCCGATCAGTATCACAAGCGCATCATCGGTATCGGTGGCCAGCACATTCAACGTATCATGAAGAAGCACTCAGTCTTCGTCAAGTTTTCTAATGCTATGGATCGAG GAGGCATGGGTCGGGAAGACGATGACATCAAGGTTGACAACGTTATCTGCCGCACACCCGCGCGCAATGCGCAGAACCTGGACGCTGTCAAAAACGAAATTCTGGAAATGGTTGACCGTGCT GATTCTGAGTACACCTCTCAGATTGTCAGCGTCGACCGTCTCTACCATCGCCAGCTCATTGCCAGACTCCCCGAGATCGACGGTCTGGAGCAGAAGTACAACTGCAAGATCAACTTCCCCAGTACTGAGCAGGCCAGCGATGAGGTGACTGTCAACGGTCCTCAGTGGCAGGTCCCTCATTGTGTCGATGAATTTCTGGGTATGGTTCCTGATAAGCACGAGCTTGTCCTGGCCAGAGCCCCTGAGTTGATCAAATTCCTCGAGTCCCCCGAGTTCGTCCACGACCTTGTTCCCAAGCTGAAGAGCCAGCATGAGGTCGATCTTAGTGTTCAGCAGAACACCGACGAGCTTACCGAGGATGGCAAGCCCACCATCACTCTTCTTTGGGGCTTCACCCGCAACAACGCCGGTGGTCTCCGCGATGCTATGGACTTTGTGCAGTCTCAATTCGCGACATCAGGGGCCGAGATAAATGTCGTTAAAGGCGCTCTCCCCCGTCCCAAGTCAGACTCATTTGAAGACTCCCTGCAGTATTTCGACTCTAAGCTTCTGCAACATGCCCCTGCTCCCGTTGCTGCCGACTCTCCCATCAAGACTGGTTTCGGTGACGAAGTCGCTCGTGAGCGAAGCAGCATTCTTGACCGTCTCAGGAAGCCCGGCAGTATGACctcgatctcttctttcttggaTCGCAGAAAGAACAGCTCTCATTCTGGCAACAGCAACTTCTTCAAGGGCTCTAGCAACGTTTCCAAATCATCACTCATCTCGATCGAATCGACTCGCAGTTTTAACGCCGACCGAAACCCTTGGAACGACAGTGGCGTGAACCTCCCCGATAACGACGATCCTTGGGCTCCTCGAACATTCGGTACTCACGTGGACAACAAACTGTCCATTCCTCAACCTGGCGACGTCACGCCTCGCCATAGCACCCGCGCGTCTGGTGACAGCGGGCGCCCTTCTACTTCTCATTCAATGAATTCAGGATACCCCGCCCCTATTGGGCCTTTCCGTTAG
- the PIM1 gene encoding ATP-dependent Lon protease pim1 (MEROPS:MER0000496~BUSCO:4168at5125) — translation MIPRSRHSGRLILERSLVHATRASSEAAAARWTSSPAYRNHHICGRRLPVIQPRLVAAAFSTSARVAKEKDNSDKGFFESAIEPLTEPLSEEEAKANVENKRKDADGTILAESKNPGPDSPGSGKNDGGSQSQDGKAGSAAGGAGSGSGGDNSGGDGGRRGRKPSSEKALQKPVVPEVYPQVLAIPIARRPLFPGFYKAITIKDPEVANAITESIKRGQPYVGAFLFKDENEDEDVIRNPEDVYDVGVFAQITSAFPIHGQEGALTAILYPHRRIKLSSLLPPGGQDATKKPDSKTDSKTEPTPEPIPQKPAEEEATPEKKGDVVASFEESAVEKKPDQVAEKYEPTSFLKRYPVSLVNVENLIDEPYDPKSPVIRAVTNEIVNVFKEVATMNNLFRDQISTFSMSQSTGNVTSEPAKLADFAAAVSSGEQKELQEVLGCLNVEERMQKALVVLKKELMNAQLQSKISKDVENKISKRQREYWLMEQMKGIRRELGLESDGKDKLVEKFKEKANSLAMPEAVRKVFDEELNKLAHLETAASEFNVTRNYLDWLTQIPWGRRSAENFGIPHAVKILDEDHHGLKDVKDRILEFIAVGKLRGTVEGKILCFVGPPGVGKTSIGKSIARALNREYYRFSVGGLTDVAEIKGHRRTYVGALPGRMIQALKKCQTENPLILIDEIDKIGRGYQGDPSSALLELLDPEQNSSFLDHYMDVPVDLSKVLFVCTANMTDTIPRPLLDRMELITLSGYVADEKMAIAQRYLAPAAKETAGLQNADVTLSEEAVEELIKSYCRESGVRNLKKQIEKVYRKSALKIVQELGEEVLPEEEALTEEGKSALEEAEKKSKTDEATEEGKDAKGSSSNETGAATEKPRKALKVPDSVHVVIGKDNLTDYVGPPVFTSDRLYEVSPPGVSMGLAWTQLGGAAMYIESILQAPLRPSTRPHLEITGNLKNVMKESTTIAYSFAKSFMVKQFPDNHFFDKAKMHLHVPDGAVSKDGPSAGITMTTSLLSLALDAPVNPTVAMTGEITLTGKVLRIGGLREKTVAARRAGCKTIIFPKDNMSDWLELPENIKEGLEGHAVAWYPEVFDLVFPNIDKEQANKCKICEWKAQQKKSDAEPAEEED, via the exons ATGATTCCTCGTTCACGACACTCGGGACGCCTCATTCTCGAGCGCTCTCTCGTCCATGCAACACGAGCCTCCTCCGAAGCAGCCGCTGCTCGATGGACTTCTTCTCCCGCCTACCGCAACCATCACATCTGCGGCCGCCGGCTCCCCGTTATCCAACCCCGGTTAGTCGCTGCGGCTTTCTCAACATCCGCCCGAGTCGCCAAAGAGAAGGATAACAGTGATAAGGGCTTCTTCGAGTCTGCGATTGAGCCTTTGACCGAACCCCTGTCCGAGGAAGAGGCCAAGGCGAATGTCGAGAACAAGCGCAAGGATGCCGACGGGACGATATTGGCCGAGTCGAAGAACCCAGGGCCTGACTCACCAGGATCTGGCAAAAACGACGGTGGCAGTCAATCGCAGGACGGAAAAGCAGGTAGCGCCGCAGGAGGCGCTGGATCAGGCTCGGGTGGTGACAACTCTGGTGGTGATGGAGGCCGCCGCggccgtaagccttcttccGAGAAGGCTCTCCAGAAACCTGTAGTGCCTGAAGTCTATCCTCAGGTTCTAGCGATTCCCATCGCCCGAAGGCCGCTTTTCCCTGGTTTCTATAAGGCCATTACCATTAAGGATCCCGAAGTGGCAAATGCAATCACCGAATCGATCAAGCGTGGCCAGCCGTATGTTGGAGCTTTCTTGTTCAAGGACGAGaacgaggacgaggatgtGATTCGAAACCCCGAAGATGTCTACGACGTTGGTGTTTTCGCTCAAATCACAAGTGCTTTCCCCATCCACGGCCAAGAAGGTGCTTTGACTGCTATTCTGTACCCTCATCGCCGTATCAAACTGTCCAGTCTGCTACCACCTGGGGGCCAAGACGCTACCAAGAAGCCCGATTCCAAGACTGACTCCAAGACCGAACCTACACCGGAACCGATTCCTCAGAAGCCCGCTGAAGAGGAAGCTACACCCGAGAAGAAGGGGGATGTTGTTGCGAGCTTCGAGGAGAGCGCTGTTGAGAAGAAACCCGATCAAGTTGCCGAGAAGTACGAGCCAACATCGTTCCTCAAGAGATACCCCGTTAGCTTGGTCAACGTCGAGAACCTTATTGATGAGCCCTACGACCCCAAGAGCCCCGTCATTCGTGCTGTTACCAATGAGATTGTCAACGTTTTCAAGGAGGTTGCCACCATGAACAATCTGTTCCGAGACCAGATTTCTACCTTCTCGATGAGCCAATCTACCGGGAACGTTACATCGGAACCCGCGAAACTTGCCGattttgctgctgctgtgtcTTCAGGCGAACAGAAGGAGCTTCAAGAAGTCCTTGGATGCTTGAATGTTGAGGAGAGAATGCAGAAAGCCCTTGTGGTGCTCAAGAAAGAGCTCATGAATGCTCAGCTGCAGTCCAAGATTAGTAAGGATGTGGAGAATAAGATTAGCAAGAGGCAGCGGGAGTACTGGCTTATGGAGCAAATGAAGGGTATCCGTCGTGAACTTGGCCTCGAGTCTGACGGGAAGGATAAGCTTGTCGAAAAGTTCAAGGAGAAGGCAAACAGTCTTGCCATGCCCGAGGCTGTACGCAAAGTCTTTGACGAGGAGCTTAACAAGCTCGCTCATCTTGAAACCGCTGCCTCCGAGTTCAACGTGACAAGAAACTATCTCGATTGGCTTACCCAAATCCCCTGGGGCAGGAGGAGTGCCGAGAACTTTGGCATTCCCCATGCTgtcaagatcttggatgaGGATCACCACGGTCTGAAGGATGTTAAGGACCGCATTTTGGAGTTCATCGCCGTTGGCAAGCTCCGAGGCACTGTTGAGGGTAAGATTCTCTGCTTTGTCGGACCTCCTGGTGTAGGTAAGACGAGTATCGGAAAATCTATTGCTCGTGCTCTCAACAGAGAGTACTACCGATTCAGTGTTGGTGGTCTTACAGATGTTGCCGAGATCAAGGGTCACCGAAGAACCTACGTTGGTGCCCTGCCTGGTCGTATGATCCAGGCTTTGAAGAAGTGCCAGACTGAGAACCCCCTGATCTTGATTGACGAGATCGACAAAATTGGCAGAGGTTACCAGGGTGATCCTTCATCCGCTCTGCTCGAGTTGCTCGACCCCGAGCAGAACAGCTCCTTCTTGGATCACTACATGGATGTGCCCGTGGACTTGTCCAAGGTTCTGTTTGTGTGCACTGCCAACATGACAGACACTATCCCTCGCCCTCTTTTGGACCGAATGGAGCTCATCACCCTTTCAGGATATGTCGCTGACGAGAAGATGGCCATTGCTCAGCGCTATCTTGCCCCTGCCGCCAAGGAGACTGCTGGACTTCAGAATGCCGATGTCACTCTAAGCGaggaggctgttgaggaacTCATCAAGTCGTACTGCCGTGAGTCTGGTGTCCGAAACCTCAAGAAGCAGATCGAGAAGGTATACCGAAAGTCTGCCCTCAAGATCGTCCAAGAGCTTGGTGAGGAGGTTCTGCCTGAAGAGGAGGCTCTTACCGAGGAAGGCAAATCTGCCCTtgaggaggctgagaagaagagcaagactGATGAGGCTACTGAAGAGGGCAAGGATGCTAAAGGGTCCAGCTCGAACGAGACTGGCGCAGCTACGGAGAAGCCTCGCAAGGCTCTTAAGGTTCCCGACTCTGTCCACGTCGTCATTGGCAAGGATAACCTCACTGACTACGTCGGCCCACCTGTTTTCACCTCCGACCGCCTTTACGAGGTCAGCCCTCCTGGTGTGTCCATGGGTCTCGCCTGGACACAACTTGGTGGTGCTGCCATGTACATCGAGTCCATTCTTCAAGCTCCTCTCCGACCCTCTACACGACCTCACCTCGAGATCACTGGTAACCTCAAGAACGTCATGAAGGAATCCACCACCATCGCATACTCTTTCGCTAAGTCCTTTATGGTTAAGCAATTCCCCGACAACCATTTCTTCGACAAGGCTAAGATGCATCTCCACGTCCCTGACGGAGCTGTCTCTAAGGATGGTCCATCAGCTGGTATTACCATGACTACTTCGCTCCTGTCACTTGCTCTGGATGCTCCTGTTAACCCTACAGTTGCCATGACTGGTGAAATCACACTCACCGGGAAGGTGTTGCGTATCGGTGGTCTCCGTGAAAAGACCGTTGCTGCTCGACGTGCTGGCTGCAAGACAATCATATTCCCAAAGGACAACATGTCTGATTGGCTAGAGCTTCCCGAA AACATCAAGGAAGGCCTTGAAGGCCATGCCGTGGCTTGGTACCCTGAAGTCTTCGATCTTGTTTTCCCCAACATTGATAAGGAGCAGGCCAACAagtgcaagatctgcgagtgGAAGGCTCAGCAGAAGAAGAGCGATGCCGAACCTGCCGAAGAGGAGGACTAA